The following nucleotide sequence is from Tachyglossus aculeatus isolate mTacAcu1 chromosome 11, mTacAcu1.pri, whole genome shotgun sequence.
tattatctttaaggtCACCGCTGTGGCCGGTGGCTGGAGAGCAAATGAGTGACCTCATAtacggacggtccctacccaacaacgggcgcacagaagaataaagggagcaagtcagagcgacgcagaagggagtgggagaagaggaaagggaggcttagtcagggaaggcctcttggaggagacgggccttcactAAGACCTGCAgtggagtaggaggagaaggggctTAGCGAGAGACCCCCTTCGTCTGCCTGGGGCCCCGCCGCCTGGCCTCGGGGGGAGACCCCGAAGCTGGGAGCCAGgaaactgggttctagtcttggctctgccctaaagcaagtcactgaacctctcagtgcctcagttgccccacttgcaaaatgggagtgttcatttaattgcatttatttgggtaggaaccgtctctttatgttgaccatttgtacttcccaagcgctcagtgcagtgctctgcacacagcaagccctcgataaatacgattgaattaatttattgagcgcagagcgctgtaccgcgcgcttgggagagtacactataacaataaacagacacattccctgactgcaataagcttacagtctagaggaggggtcggacataaatataaataaataaatgacagattgtgcggaagtgctgtggggctaggaggggggattcattcaatcgtatttattcctgtgcagagcactgtactaagcgcttgggaagtacaagtcggcaacatatagagacgatccctacccaacaacgggctcacagtctagaagaataaatggagcaagtcagggcgacgcagaagggagtgggagtagaataaagggagcaagtcagggcgacgcagaagggagtgggagaagaggaaagggaagcctcttggaggagacgggccttcaataagactttggaggtggggagagtaatggtctgtcagatttgcggAGGGAGTTGATAAAGGGGTAATGACAACCCCCGCTCCCTACCTCTCAGGTGTTGTGGGGGTAAAATGAGGCCATTGATGAGGAAGAGCAAAGCATCGCATAAAAAGCCAGGTGGTAAGGAGAGGTTTGGCTCTGGGGAAACCCCCACCCTGACAATGCCAGTCCCTGGCTTCTTCTGCGAGAACGCTTTCTGCCCCCCCACAGATGGTGTTTTTCGGCTACATGGTTTTCAGCATCATCTTTGGACTGTTGGCAGATCGCTACGGGCGCTGGAAGGTAGGTCAGGCCTACTTAGACGGGGCGGCCCCCATCCTGGGAGTCCCGTCTATCTGGAGGCCATCCGTCCCGGCATGAGGCCATCTCTGTCACCCAGCACGGACCACcagacacccctgactctctcccagttaCCCAGCCTTCCCCAAGAGGCCCTTATTAGTGCTCTgactgcccattcattcaatcgtatttattgagcacttagcactgtactaagcgcttgggaagtccaagttggcaacatatagagatagtccctgcccaggaGAGTAGACCCTGATACCCTTGTGcccaggcaggggaggggaagccaTTGCCCTTATCATTGCCAAGCGGGTCAGGAAAATCCCACCCGCGACGGGAATTGGGTGTCTGGACCTGGAGGCTCTTCCGTGCAGACTCCAGTCTGGGTTTTCAGATTGGGGCTGGGAGTCCTCCGAAGTTtttccctcattcccctccccatttttcccTCTGTTCCTCGGCCAGATTCTGCTGCTGTCCTTCCTGTGGGGAGCCTATTTCTCCCTGCTCACCTCATTTTCCCCGTCCTACATCTGGTTCATCTTCCTGCGGACTATGGTGGGCTGCGGCGTGTCGGGCCACGCGCAGGGGTAAGCACTCCGGGTGAGGCTTGAGACTGGGCAGCGGGTTGGGCATCTCACAGGTTTTTtgatggttttgttttttttttaatcaatcaatcgtatttattgagtgcttactgtgtgcagagcactgtgctaagcgcttgggaagtacaagatggcaacatatagagacagtccctacccaacagtgggctcacagtctaaaagactgtggtttAATGGTTATTTGTTTAGGcctcacagtgctcggcacatagtaagcacttaacaaataaataataataaataataataatgatggcatttattaagcgcttactatgtgcaaagcactgttctaagtggtggggaggttacaaggtgatcaggttgtcccatggggggctcacagtcttaatccccattttacagatgagggaactgaggcccagagaagtgaagtgacttgcccaaagtcacatagctgacaattggcggagccggaatttgaacccatgacctctgactccaaagcccgggctcttctccactgagccacgctgcttctccgtcatcCGTCTCtgtcaaataccaccatcatcatcgctgtattaagcactggcttagagggaagcagcgcggttcagtggagaagagcccaggctttggagtcagaggtcatgggttcaaatcccggctcttccccttgttagctgggtgactttgggcaagtcacttcacttctttgggcctcagttaccttgtctgtaaaatggggattaagactgtgagccccacgtggggacaacctgatcaccttgtaacctccccagcgcttagaacagtgcgttgcacatagtaagcgcttatttaaaaaatgccatcatcagcatacaagctaatcaggttggacaaagtccctgccccacatggggttcacggtcttaatccccattttatagttgaggaacctgaggcccagagaagtgaagtgactttcccaaggtctcacagcagacaaaaggcagagccaggataataataataataataataataataataatactggttaagtgtttactatgtgccaagcatagttctaaggactgtggtagatgcaaattaatcaggttggacttagttcctgtcccacatggctcagtggaaagagcccgggcttgggactcagaggtcatgggttctaatcccggccctgccgtttgtcagctgtgtgaccttgggcaagtcacttaacctctctgggcctcagttacctcatctgtaaaatggggatgaagactgtgagccctacctgggacaacctgattaccttgtatctcccccagggctgagaacagtgcttggcacctagtaagcgcttaacaaataccaacattattattaatccccatttgacagatgaggcacacagaagttcagtgatttttcccccaggtcacacagcagtcaagtgaccgagtcaggattagaacccaggtcctctgactccaaagcccgtgctctttccactaagccacgctgcttctgggctaGGCGCCCACCGTTCCCCACTGCCAAGGAAGTCCAAAGCCAGTGTCCTGTTGTCTtggggtgcggtggggagggcctCATTCCCAGCCCATTCCCAGCAGAactgtacagtgctaagcgcttagtacagtgctctgcacacagtaagcgctcaataaatacaattgaatgaactgaccggacccctccccaccctgctgtcACTGCAACCAGGACTACGGGGTCCGAGCCGGACTGTCCGTCCGCCCCCGGCGCCTTCCCACAGCAGTTACTGCCCTTGTCTGGCCTCCACTGAGTGGCCTTGGGGAGGCCATTTAGTAGCAATTATTAAGTGCCCACATAGgacaatgctctgtactaagcgcttaggaaatacggACAAAGAAATgacctgatccctgctcacaacgaccctctactctaatgggggagatggaaagtATTTATGAGTAgatcctgggagaagcagcgtggctcagtggaaagagcccgggctttggagtcagaggtcatgggttcaaatcccggctccgccaattgtcagctgtgtgactttgggcgagtcacttcacttctctgggcctcagttacctcatccgtaaatggggattaagactgtgagccccccgtgggacaacctgatcaccttgtaacctccccagcacttagaacagtgctttgcacatagtaagcgcttaataaatgccattattattattattattattattattattattattatagtaagcacttaataaatgccatcattattactattaatctctgggcctcagttacctcatctgtaaaatggggattaagactgggagccccccgtgggacaacctgatcaccttgtaagctccccagtgcttagaacagtgctttgcacatagtgagcgcttaataaatgccactattattattattataaataatgaaaGTGCCGAGGgtgggtattattattagtataaataatgAAAGTGCCGAGTGTGGGTATTGTTATTAGCATAAATAATGAAAGTGCCGAGTgtgggtattattattagtataaataatgAAAGTGCTGAGtgggggtattattattattataaataatgaaaGTGCCGAGtgtgggtattattattattataaataaagtgCCAAGTgtgggtattattattagtataaataatgAAAGTGCCGAGtgggggtattattattattataaataatgaaaGTGCCGGGTGcgggtattgttattattattataaataatgaaaGTGCCGAGtgtgggtattattattattataaataatgaaaGTGCCAGGtgcgggtattattattattataaataatgaaaGTGCCGAGTGTGGGTATAAAGAAATGCTGGAGGTGATTGGATGATGGATTTATATGTCTCaggtgctgggaattaattggagaaggttaattaggactgtaaacttgttgcgggcagggggcttatctactaactctgttatattgttgtattgtactctcccgagcccttagtgtAATGTTGGCggacactgtggcttagtggaaagagaacatggacgtgggaatcagaagatatggattctaatcctaaccccaccacttgtctgctgtgtggccttgggcaagtcacttaatttctctgtgcctcagttacctcatctgtaaaatggggatcaagactgtgaccccccaatatgggacagcccgattaccctgtatctaccccgcttggcacatagtaagcgcttaacaaatcagttccctcgactgtaaaatggggatgaagactgtgagcccccagtgagacagcctgatcaccttgtaacctccccggcgcttagaacagtgctttgcacatagtaagtgcttaattctatttattctattgattttattttgttactatgtttagttttgttgtctgtctccccttctagactgtgagcccgccgctgggtaaGGACGGtcactaaatgttgccaacttggacttcccaagtgcttaatagagtgctctgcacacagtaagcgctcaatacatatgattgaatgaataaatgaatgaacaaataccataatattattactatgttctgcacccggtaagcgctcaatgaatatgaccgattgattgattgattgaggtttgtTGGAGGACTCGGTTAATCTGACAACAGGCCTTGCCTTGCCTTTACTCCAGGCTGATCATAAAGACGGAATTTCTACCCACCAAGTACCGGGGGTACATGTTGCCCTTGTCTCAGGTGAGAGGGTGGCACCGAATGTGGGGACTCTGCCCGGGCACTGGGCAACCCAAATGTTGTATCCCTGAGGCCAGTGTCTCCTGTATggacactaagcgctcaataaatacgattgaacaattgaatgaatgacagagcactTCCCGAGGGTCTGGGGCCGGTGGGCTGTCTGCTGGGTGCTGGGCATTGGGAGCTGGACTGGCGACTAGtgtggacagtaataataataattagctcagtggaaagagcccgggctttggaggcagaggtcatgggttcaaattccaactccaacTGTaagctgggtgagtcacttcacttctctgggcctcagctacctcctctgtaaaatggggattaaaattgtgagccccccctgtgggacaacctcatcaccttgtaacctccccagcacttagaacagtgctttgcacatagtaagcgtttaataaatgccattattattattattattattatcataattgttaagtgtttactaggtgtcaagcactgttctgtgctctgggggaggtacaagttctcagaatggacacagtccctgtgccacatggggcttgcactacagtgtggctcagtggaaagagcccgggctttggagtcagaggtcatgggttcaaatcctggctccgccaactgtcagctgtgtgactttgggcaagtcacttcacttctctgggcctcagttccctcatctgtaaaatggggatgaagactctgagccccccgagggacaacctgatcaccttgtaacctttccagtgcttagaacagcgcttggcacatagtaagtgcttaataaatgccattattattattattattgttttacaggtgagggaactgaggcccagagaagtgaagtgacttgcccaaggtcgcacagcagacacggggcagggccgggattagaatccatgtcctcctgactcccagggcctggctctttctgctaggccacactgcttctctttgggatcaaaaaagaaataaaacacaCAGTCCAGGTTCTCGAGGAAGTTTGAGGGTGATGGGCGGGTGGGTAGGAGGGGATGGCCGCCCCAGGCACAAACCAACTGTTCCAGAgtgtcctgggggtgggggcatggtgagaagcactgaataataatgatggtatttgttaagcgcttactgtgtgccaagcactgttcgaagcgctgagcaTCGGAAGGTTGCGGGCCCACAGCTGCCGACTGACCGCTCTTCACGTCTCACCCTCCTCTTCTTGCTGCTGCGGGCTCGCTGACCCTCAGGTGTTCTGGCTGGCCGGATCCCTGCTGATCATCGGGCTGGCGTCCGTGGTCATCCCAACCCTGGGCTGGCGCTGGCTGGTCCGGATCGCCTCCATCCCGGGCATCATCCTCATCCTGGTCTTTAAGGTGGGCAGCGggaataatactgttggtatttattaagcgcttactacgtgcaaagcactgttctcagcgctggggaggttacaaggtgatcagtttgtcccacgggggggctcacggtcaatccccattttccagatgaggtcactgaggcacagagaagtgaagtgacatgcccaaagtcacccagctgacagttggccgagctgggatttgaacccatgaccgctgactccgaagcccgggctcttgccactgagccacgctgcttcgtccgGCGTCCCTCGGGACACGGGGGGGGCCCGGCTTCCGTCAATAAATCCAtcatttggtggtatttattgcacgcttactatgtgcagagcactgaaccaagcccttgggagagtacaaaataacagagttggccgacactttccctgcccacaaggagcttgcggtctagagggggaagacagccatGAAAGAAATGATGGATTATGGACATTAAGTgccggaggggggaggaggggaactcAGGGCTTAGTTGgacaggcctcttggaagagttgggatttcaatagggttttgaagcggTGGTCTGTCGCGTTCGAAGTTTGGCCAAGCTGGAGACTTGGGGGTTAGTGGCCAGTGTAGCCAAGCTGTGGCCTGGGAGCAAATCTGGGGCCCCAGAAGCACGTCTGCGATATAGGGAGCAGTTCCCAGGCACCAGGAGATCTTGGATATGGGGAGTGGGTCTGGGACACCAGGTCTGGGCCGGAGCTGGCCGCGTGACCGTACGTATTTCCAGTTCATCCCGGAGTCGGCCCGCTTCCACGTGTCCACCGGCAACACGGAGGCGGCCACGTCCATCCTGCGGCGGATCGCCAAGACGAACCGCTCCGTCATGCCGGACGGGGCCCTGGTGGAGCCGGTGCCGGTGAGAGCCGAGCTTCGCGCCTCTTTGCCCTCCCAGCGCGAGTGTCCGCTGCTGGGTTTGTGGGCGGACCGTGTGGCGGGAGGCTGGGCTGGATGGGTGCCCGCTCCGTACGGGGCGCGGGACTGGCTGTGTGCctgttgtgtgtgtctgtgtgcaaggTGTTGAATGGCTGTGTGCGGGGCTGGCTGTGTGCCCACTGTGCGGAGGGTGCAGGATTGACTTGGGACACAGCGCgggcagactgtgagcttgttgtgggcacggaatgtcactgtttactgtcgtactgtactttctccagtgattagcacagtgctctgcacaaagtacgtgctcagtaaatacgaccgaatgaatgaatgaatgcagggcactggattGGGTGTGCCCAGGCTGCTAGACTGGACGCTACTGGGCCTCCTCTTCTGACACTGTGCCCCCGAGATGCTTTCCtctttgtttctgtctctctataataataatgatggcatttattaagcgctttctatgtgcaaagcactgttctaagcgttggggaggttacaaggtgatcaggttgtccgacggaggggctcacagtcttaatccccattttacagatgaggtaactgtggcacagagaataatcataataataacgatggtatttgttaagcgcttactatgtgcaaagcactgttctaagagctggggaggttacaaggtgatcaggttgtcccacgggggtggctctcagttttaatccccattttacagatgaggtaactgaggcccagagaagtgaagtgacttgcccaaagtcacccagctgacaattggcagagctgggatttgaacccatgacctctgactccaaagcccgggctctttccactgagccacgctgcttctctctatgtctcttggtctctctgcctgtctttctccccttatctctctctccctgtgtttgtctctctgattctctctccccttatctctctgtctTTTCGATTCTCTCTTCccttatctctctgtctccctccttgtgCTCGTCTCTGATTCTAcccttatctctctgtctcttatgtttgtctctctgattctctctccccttaaCTCTTTGTCTTTTTGATTCTCTCTTCCcttatctctctgtctttccttgtgtttgtctctctgattctctctccccttatctctctgtctttctccttgtGTTggtctctctgattctctctccccttatctctTTGTCTTTTTGATTCTCTCTTCCcttatctctctgtctttccttgtgtttgtctctgattctctctccccttatctctctgtctctctccttgtgTTGGTCTCTCTGATTttctctccccttatctctctgtctctctccttgtgTTGGTCTCTCTGATTTTCTCTCCCCTTATCTCTGTCTCTTTGATTCTTTCTTCCcttatctctctgtctttccttgtgtttgtctctctgattctctctccccttatctctctgtctctctccttgtgtttgtctctgattctctctccccATATCTCTttgtctaagcgctcaataaataggattgatgatgattctctctTCCCCTATCTCTGTCTTTCCTTGTGTttgtctctctgattctctctccccttatctctctgtctctctccttatgttcatctctctgattctctctccccttatctctctgtctctttgtctctctccctgtgttTGTCTCTCAGATTCTCTCTGCCCTTAACTGTCTCTCCTTGTGtttgtccctctctctccccttctctctccgtctctcccacTGTCTTTGTCTCTATCTCCCTTCCCTTATCTCTGCCTCTTGTTTATctgcatctctgtgtctctctctccccttagctctctgtctctctctctctccccccttagcTCTCTGTCTCTTGGTCTCTCTCCCTGTGTTCGTCTTTatctctctgcccctttccctatccctgtctctctctggccctgaagTAACAGCCTCCCAAAGAGCCAccgcttccaagaggcctcccatgACTGCCACCCACCTCCCGCTCAGGGGCTGGCCCTCCCCTTGGTCCAGGGGCCGTTGGTCCAGCCAATATGCTCCTCCGGGCACAGCCGGGCGCTCGGACACCCCCCCGCCTCAGGGAAGGCCGTGGGGGACCAGCTTGGACGGAGCAACTGTCCTGCTTGCCCCTGATGCCCCCCCCAATCCCAGTGCCCCCATAATCACAGCTGCCCGTGTCCCTCCCGGCCAGGAGGGAAGGGGCCACTTCTTGGACCTGCTGGACGCCAAGTACCTGCGGACCAGCCTGCAGATCTGGGTCATCTGGTAACCGTGGGTCCGGGTGGACGGGACGGGGTCGCCGGTCCTGGGGCTGGTGGGGCGGCCTAGCGGGGCCTCGATGACCGACCCCGTGGCCGCGCTGCGGGTCCAGGCTGGGCATCGCTTTTGCCTACTACGGGGTCATCCTGGCCAGCGCGGAGCTCCTGGAGCGGGATCTGGTGTGCGGGGCCCAGCCAGAACCACAGCCACAAGTggttcagggagagggcacggagGAGGCCCACAGCCCCTGCCACTGCCGACCCTTCGGGCCTTCCGACTATCGCACCATGATTATCAGCACCGCTGGAGAGATCGCCTGTGAGAGCCCGGGAGATTGGGGGTCTCCGGGTGGGAGACCCTGTGGGGgggtccacccacccaccctgcccGCCCAACGGCCTCTGCCCCCGCAGTGAACCCGCTCAACATCCTGGGCATCAACTTCCTCGGGAGGAGGCTGACCCTGGCCATCACCATGAGCTGCACGGCCCTCTTCTTCCTGCTGCTCAACGTCTGCACCACCAGGTTCTGCCtgccgggagaggaggggaggaggaggaggagcgacaGAGAATTTACTCTGTGACAAACGCTGTGCTAAAGTGcaccatttattctatttattttattttgctaaggttttgttctccgtctcccccttctaatgatagcatttattaagcgcttactatgtgcaaagcactgttctaagcgctggggaggttacaaggtgatcaggctgtcccaaggtgggctcacagtcttaatccccattttacagatgggggagctgaggcccagagaagttaagtgacgcgcccaaagtcacacagctgacaattggaagagccgggatttgaacccatggcctttgacttcaaagcccgggctctttccgctgagccacgctgcttctccaactgtgagcccactagactttgagcccttctagtaataataataatgatggcatttattaagcgcttactaggtgcaaagcactgttctaaacactggggcggttacaaggtgatcgggttgtcccacgtggggctcacagtctaaatccccattttacagatgaggtaactgaggcccagagaagtgaagtgacgtgcccaaagtcacacagctgacaagtggcggagctgggattcgaacccgtgacctctgactccaaagcccgggctctttccactgagccacgctgcttatctagactgtgagcccactgttgggtagggaccgtctttatatgttcccaacttgtacttcccaagcacttagtacagtgctctgcacacagtaagcgctcaataaattagattgaatgaatgaatgaacaataagggCTACCGGGGTGACTAGTTGGATGGGCCAAAATGGCAATAAGAGGGAAGATGACATGGATCAGGGgacgcttcctggaggaggtggacttgGGGAGGGAAATCGAGGAGTTTAATTTAaggcatgttgagtttgagttaataataataataatggtatttgttaagcacttactaaatgcaaagcactgttctaagcgctgggggggataca
It contains:
- the LOC119934147 gene encoding putative transporter SVOPL, with protein sequence MVFFGYMVFSIIFGLLADRYGRWKILLLSFLWGAYFSLLTSFSPSYIWFIFLRTMVGCGVSGHAQGLIIKTEFLPTKYRGYMLPLSQVFWLAGSLLIIGLASVVIPTLGWRWLVRIASIPGIILILVFKFIPESARFHVSTGNTEAATSILRRIAKTNRSVMPDGALVEPVPEGRGHFLDLLDAKYLRTSLQIWVIWLGIAFAYYGVILASAELLERDLVCGAQPEPQPQVVQGEGTEEAHSPCHCRPFGPSDYRTMIISTAGEIALNPLNILGINFLGRRLTLAITMSCTALFFLLLNVCTTSAGLIGFLFMLRALVSANFNTIYIYTAEVYPTSMRALGMGTSGSLCRVGAMVAPFISQVLINASFLGALCLFAAVCLICAISALTLPIETRGRALQSERSDDADTRCSREIWQFREIKSRLILCLKTPSRSRDLLLLEAPDHESEDQGLKFRQQWAADRMERGLQEARLQAEFQGPREWALWVCRSGPGKASIRSGSRPVSATSPWRDGEPGPSRGWEPDGHWGPVGVSYGKNSTARRPLTTRLPSLVTTAETRSLVYCDLAGARSRKVNHPACQTHKTTPNILPSF